A window of Terriglobia bacterium genomic DNA:
CTTTGCCGGCTGCGGCATATTCAAGGTTGTAAGAGAGCGGAAGTCCATGGCGGATAATGGCATCGGCCTTGGCATCGCCGTAAAAATAGCCGGTTGTTTGGGGAAAACTCAGGGTCGCAACGGTGAGGCTGAGGAACAGGCTGAATGAAGCAATCGGGAGTTTGTGCGCCGCGCTGTTTTTCGGCATGCTGCTTTCAGAATCCCCCTCTATTGCGCCCCGTGCGCTGGGAACCGGTTGTGCTCTACAAACTTCGTCGAAGCTTGCGGCAGTCTAGAGGCGAGCCACTTGACTGTCAAGCACGATCCCCAGTTCCATGGTATGAGTCGACGTTATTATATTCGACGGGAACGGATTCTTGCGATCCTCCGTCATCGAATTCTAATATTCTCTCAGACAAGGAAAAAGGAGGCAGAGCCAGGGGGACATGCGGTACACCTTTGGTGCGGCAGGCCCTTCTTGTCCCAATGGCAAGATCGAATCCGGTCGGTTCGATTTCTCCATCGAGAGATCGGCCATCCCGGGTAGGACAGGATCTGCACCGGGCAGCATGCTATACTCCGAGCTTATCCTCCCGATGGGCTGCCGTGATGCGAGAAGACCGGATTGACCAGGAGCACTCCTGCGCGCCTCTCCCGCTCGCTTTCCAGGGAACGCGTCTTCGGTAAGAAGTATTGGAAGAGTTTCAAGGGAGACCATTACATGAACTCAGTGACTATAGCCCCAGCGAGCGAATCCGATCGCGAGTGGTGTGCGCAATTGATGGCGGGCACCGATCCCTGGATTACCCTCGGCAGGGGTTTGGAAGAGTGTCGAACCGTTTGCTGTCACGCGGAATACCTGCTCTTTGTTGCACGGGCCGGGCCCGAGCGGTGCGGATTTGTTCTCCTCCATCCCCGGGGCTTGGCGAGTTCTCCTTATATCGCTTCCATTGCAACGGCCGGAGAATTTCGCGGGAAGGGAATAGGGAGCCGGCTGCTGGCCTTCGCCGAAAGCTTCGTTCAGCCGCGAGCAAGACACATTTTTCTGTGTGTTTCGTCATTCAACACGCGTGCAAGAGCGTTGTATGAACGGCAAGGTTACACGGTGGTAGGAGAGTTGAAGGACTACGCCCTCCAAGGCGCCTCTGAACTCATCATGGACAAGGTGCTGGAGAAGTCATGACCCGCCGACCCTGGATGCTGGTGTCCCTATTGTCCGCCACGGCGACGGCCAGCTACCTCTGCCGGGTCAATATTTCCGTGACCGGCGCCCTGCTCATGAACGAGTTTTCCCTCTCGCAAATTCAGATGGGCCGGATCTTCAGCGCATTCCTGCTGGGGTACGCGTTGATGCAAATCCCGGGAGGACTCTTAGCGGATCGATGGGGGGCCCCGCGTGTGCTTGCGGGATCGGCCCTCTGGTGGGTCGCGGGCACGGCCCTGCTGTCAGCCGCCGGCTGGGGGCCGTTCAGAGGGAGTGGGGCGGAAGTCATCACGGCCATGCTGGTGTTACGGTTTATCATTGGCGTGGGGGAAGCACCCACCTTTCCCGCGGCGGCGCAAGGAGTCGCTCACTGGATCCCGATGGAAAATCAAGGCCGCGCCAATGGTATTGTGATAGCGGCCATCGGGCTGGGTTCGGCTCTGGCCCCTCCTGCATTGACGGCGATCATGTTGCGCTGGGGATGGCGACTGGCGTTGCTGGCCTCTGCATTGCCCGCCCTGCTTGTCGCTGTGGCCTGGCGGCGTGTACGAGAACCAGAATTTTCGGATCTCGCCCTCCCCTTCCGTAGATCTTCACATCGGCCGCACGGCTCCTTGCGGTCTACCAGTTTTATCCTCCTGACGCTGAGCTACACGCTGCAAGGGTATGTGGGTTATATCTTTGTGTTCTGGTTCTATCTATACCTCGTGCAGGTCCGCCACTTCGACCTACTTCGCAGTGCCGCATTGAGTAGCTTGCCTTGGATCCTCTCCATCCTCTCTATCCCGATCGGAGGGCTGATCTCTGACCGCCTGGTGGCGGGCACGCTGGGCCTTCGATGGGGGCGTCGGGCCGTTCCCCTTTTCGGGCTTACCTTCGCCGGGATCTTTCTTGCCCTGGGGGCGCGGACTGTCAACGCCTACCTTGCCGCTGTGAGTCTGGCCTTCGCGACGGCGCTGGTTCTGAGTGTGGAAGGGCCGTTCTGGGCCACCATGATGGAGATTGCCGGCAGGAGAAGTGGGACCGCAGGGGGGGTGATGAACATGGGGAGCAATGTGGGAGGGCTGATTTCTCCGGCGTTGACCCCAATTCTCGCGAATCGAATGGGGTGGGAGAACGCCCTTTATGTCGCCGCCGCGCTCTCCGTGCTGGGGGCGCTGTTGTGGTTCGGCATCTCTCCCGCGGCCGCCCGCAGCGTTCAGTCCGAGGCTTCCCCCCTGCCGGCCGCTTCCGAGATCCAACCTTAAAATATTCTCCCGGTCATCTTCAATTTTTTGACTCACGCTTCACGAGTCTCTGATAGCCCGGTTTGATAATGTCGTAGATGAGCCGGCACCTCGCGTTGTAAGGGATGAAGGCGCTCTTCATGGAGTTGATCGTGATCTTTTCAAGATCATGAAGGCCCAGGCCAAAGTGCTTGACCGCGGCGGAGAATTCTTTGGTCATGGTGGTATTACTCATCAAACGGTTATCTGTATTCAGGGTGACCCGGAACTTTTCTTTGAAGTAAATTCCGAATGGATGCGCCTGGAGGGAAGGCACGGCACCGGTGTGCACATTGCTGGACAAGCAGATTTCCAATGGAATTCGCTTATCCAGGACATACTGGGCCAGGGTGCCGAGTTTGACCACTCGACCATCGGTAAGGGCCATGTCTTCTACGAGGCGGGTGGCGTGTCCGATCCGGTGCGCGCCGCACCATTGTATCGCCTGCCAGATGGACTCCTTTCCGAAGGCTTCGCCGGCATGAATTGTGATACTGAAGTTCTCGCGCTGGACGTAATGAAACGCATCGACATGTCGCTTGGGTGGATATCCGCCCTCCTCACCCGCCAGATCGAACCCGACCACTCCGCGGTCGCGGAAGTCGACGGCCAGCTCCGCCATCTCAAGGGATAACTTCATGTTCCGCATCCCGCAAATGATCAGTCCGAACGCGACTCTGAAATCGCGCTTTCCCTTTTCCAGACCCCGAAGCACAGCACTGACGACTTCCTCCCAATGCAACCCGCCGGCCGTATGAAACATCGGGGCAAAACGCGTTTCGACATAAATGACCCCGTCTTGGTGCATGTCTTCCATCATCTCGTACGCCACACGTTCCAGGGCCTCCTCGGTTTGCATCACCGCGATGGTGTGTTTGAAGCCTTCGAGATACAGCGGAAGGCTCCCCCGATTCGCTCCCCTGAAGAACCAATCAGCTAACTCACCGGGCTGGAACGTCGGCAACCCCTCGTAGTGCTTCTGACGTGCGATCTCAATAATAGTTTGGGGTCTTAAGCCGCCATCGAGGTGATCGTGCAAAAGCACTTTCGGGGCGGCTCGAAGAAGGGTGTCGGTCAGCTTCATTGGGGTCCTCAATTCGAGAGAGTTTCGCGTGGAAGGATACGCCGGTCTCGCGCTCAACTCAAGCCGTTGTCCTTCTCCCCTCTTAAAGGGCGGTCTCGCCGAGACTTGCCCCGGTGCGCTGGATCACCAACTCATCTGATGGGTTGATGGGGGCTTTGCGCCAGGAAGTAAGGAACTCCTCGTTGGATAATTTGGAAAGTGTGAAGATTTTGTGATGATTTAGTTCTAAAAAGAGAGTGTCTCGGTGCTCATCCGCCGAGGGTGGTGTGCGATTCCAGTCGTTCTGCTCTCGCGGGGCCATGAGGCCGTATCGTCCAAAGGGTGGAAGCCCATTCTCGAGAACATCACGAAAAGGAATCGATAAGCAGAGGAGAGGAACACGAGGACATGACAACCACAAGCCTTCGCTCCCCGCTGACCGAGCCGGTCCTAGCCAAGAGCAATTCCCTCAAGCAGCGGATCCTGATCGTCGACGATGATCTCTCGATTCGCTTGCTGCTCCGCGCCAGGCTGCAGGCGGCAGGATTCGAAATCCAGGAAGCGTGTGATGCCCGAGAGGCGCTGACAGTTCTGGCGACGAATTCATTCGATCTCGCGCTCTTAGACGTTCGCATGCCCGGCATGAGCGGTCTCGAATTGCTTCCACAGATCATCAAGAACTACGGCCAGACCGGGGTCGTCATGCTCACGGCGTGCGACGACGTCTCTCTGGCTGTGCAGGCGATGCAACTCGGAGCCGTCGACTACATCCTCAAGTCTTTCCTATCGAATGACATTGTGGCCCGGGTGCGAAGGGCCCAGGAGCAGCACACCCAGAGACTGAATCAAGAACAGTATGTCCAGCAGATGGAGGAAATTCTGAAAGAACAGACGACGGAACTGCGCCACGCCTTCCGGAGCCTGCAGGATGCCTCGGACATCGCCCTCGAAGCACTGGTTACCGCCCTGGATGCGCGGGAGCACGAAACACAGGCCCATTCGAAGCGCGTGGGAGAATACACCATTCACCTCGCTCGGATTATGGGTATTGACCCCCACTTGTTGAGCGACATCGGTCGCGGCGCCATGCTGCACGATATCGGCAAGATTGGGGTCGCAGACAGCATTCTGCTCCGGCCCTCAAAGTTGACCGATGAGAACTGGACGGAGATGCGAAAACACCCGCAAATCGGCTGCTGGATTCTAAGGGGAATTGACGGACTTAAATTTGCCTCTGAAATCGTACTCGCGCACCACGAGAGATATGACGGAACAGGCTATCCGAGAGGCCTTAAGGGGGAAACCATCCCTTTAGGCGCTCGCATTTTCTCAGTGGTGGACTGCCTCGATGCCATGATCACCGATCGACCCTACCGCGCTGCCACCAACTACGAAGCCGCCAAAGAGGAAATCATCCGCTGCTCAGGCACCCAGTTTGATCCCGCAGTCGTGAAACACTTCCTGGAAGTTCCTTTCGACCATTGGGAGGAAGTGCGGGAACGTACGTTACTGAATAACAAGAACCTCAACAACCCTTCCCTTTTACTACCCAATTCAGCGGGTCTTAAGTTTACGCATTGAGGTTGACCCGGCCCGCTCCGGTTTCTGTTGAGATGAGCGGGGGCCTTGCCTGCTCCTCATGACCCGAGATTCAAGGAAATCTTCTGCCCGTCAAGGGTGAACTCAAGCTGATAAGCGGCTTTCGACTTCCTTCCGGCCACCGGAAAGTACAGATAGCCGGCCGCGGGTTTCGAGATTTCCCCCTCATGCAAGCCTTTGTCGGTGAGTTCCGCTTCCATGGTCTTGCGGTCCGCGTCGGTGTTCGCTCCGGGACCGGATCGGCCGACGCCGACTCCCACGCCCGCTACCGTCCTCACCCCCCCGCCCCGCGTCCTGCCATCATAGGGATCGTAAGTCGGAGGACCGGATTCGTATCCAATCCCCACCGTGGGGTATAACGTCACATCTTTTCCCGTTGAATTGGTCTTCTGCAGGATCTTGGCAATCTCCGCCGGGCCAGCGGGTCTCGACACCAATTTGCCAGAACGGAGAATGAACTGATTGAGGGCAATGTTCGGCTTCGCTCCAGTGACCGGAAAGAGACCCACCTCGACAACAATATATCCACGGTTGAGGTCAGTGACGAACGTGTGCCTCACCTGATCCTTGGCCATCAGAGCCGCCCCGACTGAAATCTCCTTCTGAATGGCATGGTTGGCATAATCGCCGGCGGTTGAGCGTGGCTCGATACCCTGACGGTCCTGGGCGACAACCACCAGGGAAAGGGATAAAAGAAGCATCAGACATTGAACCCACTTCATGGCCTTGCCTCCTTTTCTTGTTCTGCCAGCGCCGCTTTGACTCGAATCGTTTTCCCGGTCAGCACGTAAATTCGTTGTTGAAGAATCACACCCTTCTCTGTTCGAATCTCCAACTCATAGACGCCGGGCGCAAGCCAAAAACTTTTCAGATGTCCCGCGATTCCAGCAAAGGCGCTATTCAAATAGACTTCGGCGGTCTTGGCGTTTGTTTGTAGTCTGACCTCCCCACCTTGCCCGGGCAAGAAGTACCCAGGGTGATAGGCAGGATAGAAAGACGGGTAAACCCAATAGGACGGCCAGAACCCATAATAAAAAGGATCCCAGAAGTATGGAGAACAACTGTAGGGGAAAGGACAGCCGGCAGAATACGAATAGAAGGCTCCGAGCGATATGCTGCCGACCTTCACTCCGTGCTCGGGAATCACTTCGACCCCGGTTGCTTCCTTCCCTGAGGCCGGCCATACCTGTTCGTCAGCTGCCCGGACCAAAGAGGGAACAATACATGAACCGCCAAGGAGAAGAACCAGCAGAATTCTCGCGACGTGCATTTGTCTTTTCCGCATGCGAGCCTCCCGGGGTTAGTGTTTGACGGCGAAACCAAGCAAGCGTTTGAGGAACCTTCACAACCCCTACGTTCATCGATGTCATTATATTCCAAAGAGTTGCCAGGGGGCGGGTATAATTTTCGACATTTAGGGCTGGGTCCGCGCCTACATCCTCTTTGAAGCTTGTGAAGCTCCCGGCCGCAGTGAAACAACTTTTGCCCAATGGCATGCGATGGTCCTTCTTATTTTCCACCTCCTCCCAAAAGGGCTGATGACACTGCCTTGCTCAATCTGGTAAGCTCTTCTGCGGGACTTAGTCCGGCCAAGAGCGGAGAATCAATCCATGAGGCAAAAAATAACATTAATTGTGATGCTGTTGGTATTCGCCTTACCTGCCGCAGGGTGGTCCCAGGAGAAACAGAATGAGCGGCCGCCAAGTGGGCCCAAACTTGTCGTGGATTCGG
This region includes:
- a CDS encoding MFS transporter gives rise to the protein MTRRPWMLVSLLSATATASYLCRVNISVTGALLMNEFSLSQIQMGRIFSAFLLGYALMQIPGGLLADRWGAPRVLAGSALWWVAGTALLSAAGWGPFRGSGAEVITAMLVLRFIIGVGEAPTFPAAAQGVAHWIPMENQGRANGIVIAAIGLGSALAPPALTAIMLRWGWRLALLASALPALLVAVAWRRVREPEFSDLALPFRRSSHRPHGSLRSTSFILLTLSYTLQGYVGYIFVFWFYLYLVQVRHFDLLRSAALSSLPWILSILSIPIGGLISDRLVAGTLGLRWGRRAVPLFGLTFAGIFLALGARTVNAYLAAVSLAFATALVLSVEGPFWATMMEIAGRRSGTAGGVMNMGSNVGGLISPALTPILANRMGWENALYVAAALSVLGALLWFGISPAAARSVQSEASPLPAASEIQP
- a CDS encoding GNAT family N-acetyltransferase produces the protein MNSVTIAPASESDREWCAQLMAGTDPWITLGRGLEECRTVCCHAEYLLFVARAGPERCGFVLLHPRGLASSPYIASIATAGEFRGKGIGSRLLAFAESFVQPRARHIFLCVSSFNTRARALYERQGYTVVGELKDYALQGASELIMDKVLEKS
- a CDS encoding response regulator, producing MTTTSLRSPLTEPVLAKSNSLKQRILIVDDDLSIRLLLRARLQAAGFEIQEACDAREALTVLATNSFDLALLDVRMPGMSGLELLPQIIKNYGQTGVVMLTACDDVSLAVQAMQLGAVDYILKSFLSNDIVARVRRAQEQHTQRLNQEQYVQQMEEILKEQTTELRHAFRSLQDASDIALEALVTALDAREHETQAHSKRVGEYTIHLARIMGIDPHLLSDIGRGAMLHDIGKIGVADSILLRPSKLTDENWTEMRKHPQIGCWILRGIDGLKFASEIVLAHHERYDGTGYPRGLKGETIPLGARIFSVVDCLDAMITDRPYRAATNYEAAKEEIIRCSGTQFDPAVVKHFLEVPFDHWEEVRERTLLNNKNLNNPSLLLPNSAGLKFTH
- a CDS encoding adenosine deaminase; the protein is MKLTDTLLRAAPKVLLHDHLDGGLRPQTIIEIARQKHYEGLPTFQPGELADWFFRGANRGSLPLYLEGFKHTIAVMQTEEALERVAYEMMEDMHQDGVIYVETRFAPMFHTAGGLHWEEVVSAVLRGLEKGKRDFRVAFGLIICGMRNMKLSLEMAELAVDFRDRGVVGFDLAGEEGGYPPKRHVDAFHYVQRENFSITIHAGEAFGKESIWQAIQWCGAHRIGHATRLVEDMALTDGRVVKLGTLAQYVLDKRIPLEICLSSNVHTGAVPSLQAHPFGIYFKEKFRVTLNTDNRLMSNTTMTKEFSAAVKHFGLGLHDLEKITINSMKSAFIPYNARCRLIYDIIKPGYQRLVKRESKN